DNA from Chryseomicrobium sp. FSL W7-1435:
TGTTGACGGTTGCCAGCAGCTTCAGATGGTTTGCCTGTTTCATCGTGCTCAACACCCGTCACATGGTGAATGGCATGTTTCATACCTGGCAATACGCGAGGTGATACACCATCTTCAGTCACTTCATAGCGCTTAAAATATGATTTTTCTTCAGCTTCAGGAACTTGTTCACCAGATAATAGTTTGCCGCGTGTCACTTGAATAGCATTGTAGTCAAACGGTTCAACAGTTTGTTTACCAAGTGATAACTGCAAGTCTGAGAGAATAATGACTGGACATTGCAATTCTTCTGCAATATTAAAAGCTTGGATTGTGTCGTAAAATGCTTCTTTACCAGTACTTGGCGCGATGACAACCTTTGGAATGTCTCCATGCGTACCAAAAATCATTTGCATCAAATCTGATTGTTCTTGTTTAGTTGGAAGTCCTGTCGAAGGGCCTCCTCGTTGTGTGTCCACAATTACAAGAGGCTGTTCTGTCATACCTGAGAGGCCAATAGCCTCCATCATTAAAGATAATCCAGGTCCAGCAGAAGCTGTGAAAGCACGAACTCCTCCGTAGTTAGAACCGATTGCCATAGTTGCAGCAGCTATCTCGTCTTCTGTTTGAATAACAGTACCTCCGAAAAGAGGTAGTTTCTTAATTAGATATTCCATAATTTCTGATGCTGGTGTAATAGGGTAAGCGGCCATAAAACGAACACCAGCTGCTAAAGCACCAAGTGCTATTGCATCGTTACCAATCATGTAGAGGCGACGCTGACCATCAGCTTCTTCAAGCTCATAAGCTTGTGCTTTGTCAGGTGCCATTTCCACTAATTTAGCATAGCCCTGTTCAATAGCTTGCATGTTTTTTGCAACGACTTCTTCACCTTTTTTTGCAAATATTTCTTTCACGACTGCTTCAAAAACTGCTACATCTAATTTAAGTAAAGCGGCTGATGCACCGATTGCTACCATATTCTTCATCAAAGATGTACCCAATTCAGATGCAATTTCTGTGAATGGGATGGCAATGACAGGTGCTTTTGAATCTTCTGGTTGCTCCGGATTGAATTTTGCATCGGCAAGAATAATACCTGTTGCTGTTAATTCTTTATAATTTAAATCAATTGTCTCTTGATCAAATGCAATTAAGATATCTAAATCATCTGCGATGGTACGGACTTCCGTAGGTCTCACAGTTATTTTATTGTTAGTGTGTCCACCTTTAATACGAGATGAAAAGTGGCGGTATCCATATAGATAGTAACCAAGGCGGTTCATGGCCATCGAGAAAATTTCTCCGGTACTCTCAATGCCTTCCCCTTGTTGCCCTCCTACTTTCCAAGCGAGCTGCTGCAACATGTTAATCTCTCCTTCATGTGTACGTGATCTAATCCTTCATTAGTTTATCATGAAGCAATTGTTTACTCTATGTATAGTATCTGAAATTGCCCAATTTCAGTCTAATGGCGTATAAAAAGAATCATTTTGCCACAATCCCGTCAAAAAGCAGAGAGCATAAGCTCTCTGCCGTTTAATACTTTTTCTTTTTCTCAACAAGTAGTTTTAACGCGGTTCGCTCTTCGCCACCGATTTCAATATCTGCGAAAGCAGGACTGCAATAGAGATCTTGCCCACTCGGTGCTACAAATCCTCTAGCAATGGCAATGGCCTTCACAGCTTGGTTCAATGCCCCTGCTCCAACGGCTTGCATCTCTGCATACCCTTTTTCACGAATGACAGCTACAAGTGCACCTGCAACAAGGTTCGGATTAGATCGTGATGAAACTTTAAGTGAGTCCATTTCTCTTTCCCTTCCATCAAAGCTTTGGACGGTGTCCATACTTTAACTTATGTTACGAGAGTAATGATTAGACTACTGTTGAAACGGTTGGTCGTCATTAATATAGATACGTTCTTGGTGCTCTGCCTTCCCTTGCTCGTTCAGTTCTACAAAGTAGCCACTGATGACAGCTCGCCCTGTCTTAGGAACTTCAAATCGTGCTGGTAGGTTTGTTTTGAATTTATACAATACGCTCTCACGGCCCATTCCTAAAATGCCGTCGTAAGGACCTGTCATTCCCACATCCGTGATATAAGCAGTACCTTGTGGCAAGATACGGTTGTCTGCGGTCTGTACGTGGGTGTGCGTTCCCACAACAACAGATGCACGACCATCTAAATGCCAACCAAATGCAATTTTCTCGCTGGTTGCTTCTGCATGAAAATCGACAAAAATATAAGGGCTGATTTTCTGAGCTTCTTCCACCATAGAATCAACCATCTTAAATGGACAGTCATGCGCAGGCAAAAAGACGCGACCGTGCAAATTCATCACGGTTAATTCTTTTCCATTTTTAGAGATGGTCACATGTCCTTTACCCGGTGCTTCTTCCGAAAAATTTGCTGGGCGAATCAAATAATCAGCGTCATCTATGAAATCGAAAATTTCTTTTTGATCCCATGTGTGATTTCCCATTGTCACGACATCAACACCCATGAATAATAATTCATCGTAGATTTTTTTTGTGATGCCTCGACCTGCTGCAGCATTTTCTCCATTCACAATAATGGCATCTGGTTGGTACTTTCGCTTTAATCTTGGTAAATACGACTCCAATGCATCACGTCCGATTGAACCGACGATATCACCTATAAATAAAATTTTCATTTGTCCTTCTTCACTCTCCTACATAATAAAACCATACGCAGGACAGACCTGCGTATGGCTGTTATTTAGCATATTCGACAGAACGTGTTTCACGGATCACAGTAACTTTGATATGACCTGGGTAATTTAATTCCTCTTCAATGCGCTTACGAATATCGCGAGCAAGGCGATGAGCAGAAATATCATCAATCACGTCTGGCTTTACAATAATGCGAATTTCTCGGCCCGCTTGAACGGCAAATGATTTTTCAACGCCATCATACGA
Protein-coding regions in this window:
- a CDS encoding 2-oxoacid:acceptor oxidoreductase subunit alpha, translating into MLQQLAWKVGGQQGEGIESTGEIFSMAMNRLGYYLYGYRHFSSRIKGGHTNNKITVRPTEVRTIADDLDILIAFDQETIDLNYKELTATGIILADAKFNPEQPEDSKAPVIAIPFTEIASELGTSLMKNMVAIGASAALLKLDVAVFEAVVKEIFAKKGEEVVAKNMQAIEQGYAKLVEMAPDKAQAYELEEADGQRRLYMIGNDAIALGALAAGVRFMAAYPITPASEIMEYLIKKLPLFGGTVIQTEDEIAAATMAIGSNYGGVRAFTASAGPGLSLMMEAIGLSGMTEQPLVIVDTQRGGPSTGLPTKQEQSDLMQMIFGTHGDIPKVVIAPSTGKEAFYDTIQAFNIAEELQCPVIILSDLQLSLGKQTVEPFDYNAIQVTRGKLLSGEQVPEAEEKSYFKRYEVTEDGVSPRVLPGMKHAIHHVTGVEHDETGKPSEAAGNRQHQMDKRMKKLQAIQFDQPIYTNTPHENPDVLVVGFNSTRGVLEELQSSLNEQGISTNHAHIRLIQPFPAEEMHALIESAKQVFVVENNATGQLASIIKMNVGGHQKIKNVLRYDGTPFLPRQLENQVKEML
- a CDS encoding stage V sporulation protein S, which produces MDSLKVSSRSNPNLVAGALVAVIREKGYAEMQAVGAGALNQAVKAIAIARGFVAPSGQDLYCSPAFADIEIGGEERTALKLLVEKKKKY
- a CDS encoding TIGR00282 family metallophosphoesterase, which codes for MKILFIGDIVGSIGRDALESYLPRLKRKYQPDAIIVNGENAAAGRGITKKIYDELLFMGVDVVTMGNHTWDQKEIFDFIDDADYLIRPANFSEEAPGKGHVTISKNGKELTVMNLHGRVFLPAHDCPFKMVDSMVEEAQKISPYIFVDFHAEATSEKIAFGWHLDGRASVVVGTHTHVQTADNRILPQGTAYITDVGMTGPYDGILGMGRESVLYKFKTNLPARFEVPKTGRAVISGYFVELNEQGKAEHQERIYINDDQPFQQ